A region of Micropterus dolomieu isolate WLL.071019.BEF.003 ecotype Adirondacks linkage group LG01, ASM2129224v1, whole genome shotgun sequence DNA encodes the following proteins:
- the gpr12 gene encoding G-protein coupled receptor 12 encodes MSEEPPVTPTWLTPDPTAWASGGGGLMDNSTSLGTFPVDSLPPSQLPLLVNPWDIVLCSSGTLIACENALVVLVIWQNPALRAPMFLLIGSLALADLLAGLGLVLHFTCAYLLRSDSAQLLTVGLVVASFSASVFSLLAITIDRYLSLYYALTYNSERTAAFTYTMLVLLWGLSLCLGLLPVTGVNCLAEEATCSVVRPLTKNNIAVLSVSFLLLFGLMLQLYVQICKIVMRHAHQIALQHHFLAATPHYVTTRKGVSTLAIILGTFAACWMPFTVYSLIADYTYPPLYTYATLVPATYNSVINPVIYAFRNQEIQKALWLVCCGCVPASVAHRARTPSDV; translated from the coding sequence ATGAGTGAAGAGCCACCGGTCACTCCCACCTGGCTGACCCCTGACCCCACAGCATGGGCCAGCGGAGGTGGGGGACTGATGGACAACAGCACTAGCCTGGGGACGTTCCCAGTGGACTCCCTCCCGCCCAGCCAGCTGCCCCTGCTGGTCAACCCCTGGGACATTGTACTGTGCTCTTCGGGGACTCTGATAGCCTGTGAGAACGCCCTGGTGGTGCTGGTGATCTGGCAGAACCCAGCGCTCCGTGCTCCCATGTTCCTGCTGATTGGCAGCCTGGCGCTGGCCGACCTGCTGGCCGGCCTGGGCCTGGTGCTTCACTTCACCTGTGCCTACCTGCTGCGTTCTGACTCGGCCCAGCTGCTGACTGTGGGCCTGGTGGTGGCCTCCTTCTCCGCCTCCGTCTTCAGCTTGCTGGCCATCACGATTGACCGCTACCTGTCGCTGTACTATGCCCTCACCTACAACTCAGAGCGGACAGCGGCCTTCACCTACACCATGCTGGTGCTGCTGTGGGGCCTCTCCCTGTGTCTGGGCCTGCTGCCGGTCACAGGGGTCAACTGCCTGGCAGAGGAGGCTACATGCAGTGTTGTGCGGCCACTCACAAAGAACAACATTGCTGTGCTGTCCGTCTCCTTCCTGCTGCTCTTCGGCCTCATGCTGCAACTCTACGTCCAGATCTGCAAGATTGTGATGCGCCACGCTCACCAGATCGCCCTCCAGCACCACTTCCTGGCTGCCACACCCCACTACGTCACAACACGGAAGGGCGTGTCCACGCTGGCCATCATCCTGGGTACCTTTGCTGCCTGCTGGATGCCGTTCACCGTCTACTCTCTCATCGCCGACTACACCTACCCTCCGCTCTACACCTACGCCACGCTGGTGCCTGCCACCTACAACTCCGTCATCAACCCGGTCATCTACGCCTTCAGGAACCAGGAGATCCAGAAGGCTCTGTGGCTGGTGTGCTGCGGCTGTGTGCCTGCAAGCGTGGCCCATCGTGCACGGACCCCTAGTGATGTCTGA